From a single Alloactinosynnema sp. L-07 genomic region:
- a CDS encoding CHAT domain-containing protein produces the protein MAEVRVWVTVDQDGKARARRLDNNQRSRVWSVGYTGLDKQLIRLFERWLTVRDRDWRDDEIRVFGSLLHRCLFGNDNWEWIQAIIEDSPRVRLELIFPDDSRLAALPWEYLYLPDKDRRQGAFLATRRNLVLSRYIPLRGRQFSAQDKLTVLVVISQPKDPRIGPVKYEDVLETINATAATLNFKTLETLHNPTEQDLARAVRTGSPDLIHFMGHGKFDEDRGAGALALVDPDGGVDWVSDRRIADTLTRYGNIPRAVVLHSCDAGKADYEASFAGVAPQLIRHGVQSVIAMQYPVRNSTAIKFSSGLYNALANGDDLDVAAQEARFQISGSAPHLLGVPVVYMQSSTPLLRSRSGDL, from the coding sequence ATGGCTGAGGTACGGGTGTGGGTGACGGTCGACCAGGACGGTAAGGCCCGCGCGCGCCGCTTGGACAACAATCAGAGGTCGAGGGTCTGGTCGGTTGGCTACACCGGACTCGACAAGCAGCTCATCAGGTTGTTCGAACGCTGGCTGACGGTACGCGACCGAGATTGGCGGGATGACGAGATCCGCGTGTTCGGCTCGCTCCTGCACCGATGCCTCTTCGGCAATGACAACTGGGAATGGATCCAGGCGATCATCGAGGATTCGCCGCGAGTCCGTCTCGAGCTCATCTTCCCCGACGACTCGCGACTCGCAGCCCTTCCCTGGGAGTACCTCTACCTTCCCGACAAAGACCGGCGACAGGGCGCGTTTCTCGCGACTCGGCGCAACCTCGTGTTGTCTCGATACATCCCGCTACGCGGCAGGCAGTTCTCTGCACAAGACAAGCTCACCGTGTTGGTGGTGATCAGCCAGCCGAAGGATCCCCGAATCGGACCGGTCAAGTATGAGGATGTCCTGGAGACGATCAACGCCACCGCCGCTACGTTGAACTTCAAAACCTTGGAAACCCTGCATAACCCGACGGAACAGGATCTTGCGAGGGCCGTCCGAACCGGCTCGCCCGATCTCATCCACTTTATGGGTCACGGCAAGTTCGACGAGGATCGCGGGGCGGGGGCACTTGCGCTCGTGGACCCAGACGGTGGGGTGGACTGGGTGAGCGATCGGCGAATCGCGGACACCCTCACTCGATACGGCAACATTCCGAGAGCGGTCGTCCTGCATTCGTGTGACGCGGGGAAGGCCGACTACGAGGCTAGCTTCGCGGGAGTCGCGCCGCAGCTCATCCGGCACGGCGTGCAGTCCGTCATCGCGATGCAGTACCCAGTGCGGAACTCGACCGCTATCAAGTTCAGTTCGGGCCTATATAATGCGCTGGCGAACGGAGACGACCTCGATGTCGCCGCCCAGGAGGCACGATTCCAGATCAGCGGTAGCGCACCCCACTTGTTAGGCGTTCCGGTGGTGTACATGCAGAGCAGCACACCGTTGTTGCGCTCGAGATCAGGCGATCTGTGA
- a CDS encoding patatin-like phospholipase family protein, producing the protein MSEPSDSSGWVVDSPANGAGLQPRPCGDQRRPAEPAEAAKPLAVTLSGGGFRATLAGLGALRLLADVQMLSQLRYLSSVSGGSITNAATAVAWPGLRQRGFIGSAYDELVIDPIVQRVSKRSLKVSLALGVWRTVGPATRTDLLARRFDQWFFHGATLESLDPEVRWIISAANLVTGVRFSLERDVVGDYTTGLITTAGTGLRLSLAVAASAAVPGAFAPVVLDRLRFPCSTAAPVLVDGGVYDNTGLEALDSDRYSQTFLVTMNAGGLLRPGSYGRIPVLRELARANSLLYRQSTALRTRRMVSLFERGRAIPTDKPVPADGRRGVLVGLATDIPDSTSTLDAWRHAHPEHRTVGGADLSLVPTVFDKVDSSLCRALIYRGWWLVGAALALHHPECLPEPEALTAPRLS; encoded by the coding sequence ATGTCCGAACCGAGCGATTCGAGCGGCTGGGTTGTAGATTCACCGGCCAACGGTGCGGGTCTTCAGCCGCGACCGTGCGGCGATCAGCGGCGTCCGGCAGAGCCTGCGGAGGCCGCTAAGCCGCTGGCGGTGACGTTGTCCGGCGGTGGATTCCGGGCGACGCTCGCGGGACTCGGCGCACTGCGGCTGCTTGCCGACGTTCAAATGCTGAGCCAATTACGATACCTGTCGTCCGTCTCCGGCGGGTCGATCACCAATGCCGCCACCGCCGTGGCTTGGCCCGGATTGCGTCAGCGCGGATTCATCGGGTCCGCGTACGACGAGTTGGTTATCGATCCAATTGTTCAACGAGTCTCGAAGCGCTCGCTGAAGGTGTCGCTGGCCCTCGGCGTGTGGCGGACGGTCGGTCCTGCCACCCGTACTGATCTGCTCGCTCGACGATTCGACCAATGGTTCTTTCATGGCGCCACGCTGGAGAGTCTCGATCCCGAGGTGCGCTGGATCATCAGCGCCGCCAACCTTGTCACCGGCGTTCGGTTTTCCCTAGAACGGGACGTGGTCGGTGACTACACAACCGGCTTGATAACGACCGCGGGTACCGGTCTGCGCCTGAGCCTGGCTGTCGCCGCATCCGCGGCCGTGCCCGGGGCGTTCGCTCCCGTTGTTCTGGACCGGCTCCGGTTCCCGTGCTCAACTGCGGCGCCGGTGCTGGTCGATGGTGGCGTCTACGACAATACGGGTCTCGAAGCGCTCGACAGCGATCGGTATAGCCAGACGTTCCTGGTGACGATGAACGCCGGAGGCCTGCTTCGCCCAGGTTCGTATGGGCGAATTCCGGTTCTCCGCGAACTGGCCAGGGCGAACTCGCTGCTGTACCGGCAAAGCACGGCACTTCGGACTCGCCGTATGGTGTCGCTCTTCGAGCGCGGGCGCGCCATCCCTACCGACAAGCCGGTTCCTGCGGACGGACGTCGTGGCGTGTTGGTCGGACTGGCAACCGACATACCGGACTCCACCTCCACTTTGGATGCGTGGCGCCACGCGCATCCCGAGCATCGAACGGTCGGCGGGGCCGACCTTTCGCTTGTGCCGACGGTGTTCGACAAGGTGGACTCGTCGCTGTGCCGAGCCCTGATCTATCGCGGTTGGTGGCTTGTCGGTGCGGCACTCGCTTTGCACCATCCCGAATGCTTGCCCGAACCGGAAGCCCTTACCGCGCCGCGTCTCAGTTAG
- a CDS encoding CHAT domain-containing protein — MAGREFRITIRGSGIECEIFTPGIKEPEYCEAKIQKEPYLETIKVLEKWLKQWQTLTRLQQQERAQDRKVDLLVPETFTLLGAHLWRMAFDNAIGAALLTHYQMIETGQLDYVRMRISIEKASDLAALPWEFVWYPGHRDVPKAFYLASEFKLILGRYVDGVTDREIPPADEQVRVLFVTSLPDDPVFKTAQEDTTEMIRRLEDGGRTAAVMEIERIGSWDAKRVGMALRRLARDKHHVDIVHLTALFRILEGQMQVYLPDPYAEGAGTSLDCGVHTWLPAITFVNVLTGEYKPTLLVLALSDWEGVYPEHFEQLAPDFINAGIPAVLAMQYPMSSHQGLAFLTSFYGQLTTGTPIGTAVQKGRRDMMLAKVDRNFGTPVLYMQSEEDAQLMTAGSPPDTDAETKHHTRGVVPSRKPTATRRSKTVVRGRLLDAIKNASSLLDPEAIRETSAWIESSNWPDVKAARLAIQERKRARKPDDAFQNIARYLAQVLGDETSEAAS; from the coding sequence ATGGCCGGCCGCGAGTTCCGCATCACCATCCGCGGTAGCGGGATCGAATGCGAAATATTTACGCCAGGGATCAAGGAACCGGAGTACTGCGAAGCGAAGATCCAGAAGGAGCCTTACCTAGAGACGATCAAGGTGCTGGAGAAATGGCTCAAGCAATGGCAGACGCTCACCAGGCTTCAACAGCAGGAGCGAGCGCAGGACAGGAAAGTAGACCTGCTTGTTCCGGAAACCTTCACCCTGCTGGGCGCCCACTTGTGGAGGATGGCTTTCGACAACGCGATCGGGGCGGCGCTGTTAACGCATTACCAGATGATAGAGACGGGCCAACTGGATTATGTCCGGATGCGAATAAGCATCGAAAAAGCGTCCGACCTTGCGGCACTGCCCTGGGAGTTCGTCTGGTACCCAGGCCATCGGGACGTGCCGAAGGCGTTCTACCTCGCTTCCGAGTTCAAGCTGATACTTGGGCGGTATGTCGACGGAGTGACAGACCGGGAGATCCCGCCGGCCGACGAGCAGGTACGGGTTCTGTTCGTCACCAGCCTGCCGGATGACCCTGTTTTCAAAACGGCGCAGGAAGACACCACGGAGATGATCCGCCGTCTTGAGGATGGCGGTCGAACAGCGGCAGTAATGGAGATCGAGCGCATCGGTTCGTGGGATGCGAAGAGGGTCGGCATGGCGCTTCGCAGGCTCGCGCGCGACAAGCACCATGTGGACATCGTGCACTTGACTGCACTCTTCCGTATTCTGGAGGGGCAGATGCAAGTCTACCTACCAGATCCTTATGCCGAAGGCGCCGGCACATCGCTCGATTGCGGAGTTCATACATGGCTGCCGGCAATAACATTCGTCAACGTGCTGACGGGCGAATACAAACCGACCCTACTCGTCCTCGCCTTGAGCGATTGGGAAGGCGTCTATCCGGAGCACTTCGAACAACTGGCTCCCGATTTCATCAACGCGGGCATTCCGGCCGTCCTTGCCATGCAGTATCCGATGAGCTCACATCAGGGACTTGCGTTCCTCACGTCGTTCTACGGGCAACTGACCACGGGCACCCCAATCGGGACCGCGGTACAAAAGGGCCGGCGGGACATGATGCTGGCCAAGGTGGATCGGAACTTCGGGACGCCGGTCCTCTATATGCAGAGCGAAGAAGATGCTCAGTTGATGACCGCCGGGTCACCGCCGGACACTGACGCGGAAACCAAGCATCACACACGCGGGGTGGTACCGTCGCGCAAACCCACCGCGACGCGCCGATCGAAGACCGTCGTGCGGGGCCGCTTGCTCGACGCGATCAAGAACGCGTCGAGTTTGCTCGATCCGGAAGCGATCCGGGAAACAAGTGCGTGGATCGAAAGCTCGAACTGGCCGGACGTGAAAGCCGCTCGGCTCGCCATTCAGGAGCGGAAACGGGCACGCAAGCCCGACGACGCGTTTCAGAACATCGCTCGGTACCTCGCCCAGGTTCTCGGCGACGAGACAAGCGAGGCCGCCTCATGA
- a CDS encoding ComEC/Rec2 family competence protein — MPDDVGTLAVELLPARHGDCILLSWGFGQHTHRILVDAGPAFAYRDIATRLREIGVHSLDLLVLTHVDADHVEGIILAVNDKALGLEVGEVLFNGAPQLAADELAPLHGELLGAIIAKRALPWNTAFGGLAAVAPENGLLPKVPMCCGLSLTVVAPDRETLRALRDVWRPAVKAAGLDFCEDEEKALAVLHERPRLLPEDGYLSGPATPNVDDLARARSGADTKIPNASSIVLLAELGERRVLLAGDSTPNVLLPGLNRLLDERGTGILPLTAFKLAHHGSANNVSKEIVQLVPAKHYLFSSNGSYFGHPDDTAVATVIKFAPTGAELVFNYANPRTLQWQDDRLIGDFKYLVRYPDDRDGFVRLTWTVRNG, encoded by the coding sequence ATGCCTGACGATGTCGGCACGCTGGCTGTCGAACTGCTGCCCGCGCGGCATGGTGATTGCATCCTGTTGTCCTGGGGGTTCGGCCAGCACACCCACCGAATCCTGGTCGACGCCGGTCCCGCGTTCGCATATCGCGACATCGCCACCCGGCTACGGGAGATCGGTGTCCACTCGCTCGACCTGTTGGTCCTCACACATGTGGACGCCGACCACGTCGAGGGAATCATCCTAGCCGTCAACGACAAGGCGCTCGGGCTAGAAGTCGGTGAGGTCCTGTTCAACGGGGCCCCACAGCTCGCCGCCGACGAACTCGCGCCGCTGCACGGCGAGCTCCTCGGCGCGATCATCGCCAAGCGCGCCTTGCCGTGGAACACCGCCTTCGGAGGCCTAGCCGCGGTCGCGCCGGAGAACGGCCTGCTGCCGAAGGTCCCGATGTGCTGCGGTCTCAGCCTGACCGTGGTGGCCCCGGATCGGGAGACGCTGCGGGCGCTGCGGGACGTATGGCGACCAGCTGTGAAAGCCGCCGGGCTCGACTTCTGCGAGGACGAGGAGAAGGCGCTGGCGGTACTCCATGAGCGCCCGAGGCTGCTGCCCGAGGACGGTTACCTCAGCGGACCAGCGACTCCGAACGTCGACGACCTGGCCCGCGCCCGTTCCGGTGCGGACACGAAGATCCCGAACGCGAGCAGCATCGTGCTACTGGCCGAACTCGGCGAGCGGCGAGTGCTGCTGGCAGGCGACTCCACACCGAACGTACTGCTGCCCGGGCTCAACCGCCTCCTCGACGAACGCGGCACCGGGATCCTGCCGCTCACGGCGTTCAAACTGGCCCATCACGGTAGCGCGAACAATGTCTCCAAGGAGATCGTCCAGCTGGTTCCCGCCAAGCACTACCTGTTCTCCAGCAACGGCTCCTACTTCGGCCACCCGGACGACACCGCGGTCGCCACGGTCATCAAGTTCGCGCCGACCGGCGCGGAGCTCGTGTTCAACTACGCCAATCCCCGGACCCTGCAGTGGCAGGACGACCGCTTGATCGGCGACTTCAAGTATCTGGTGCGCTACCCCGACGACCGTGATGGCTTCGTTCGGCTGACCTGGACGGTGCGCAATGGCTGA
- a CDS encoding FHIPEP family type III secretion protein: protein MTSIDSDQRRLELEAALADGRARLEKLKLSRLGEHSAKLALKLFEGRDPESALNSIQNLRAELGQIDTVLKEVYERGLAAEHREAELHPFEDAWIAVRRRGLAATADAQAWRYEWLGTWSKALAALRFTAADAIAQTDNPYEDVSPLRACLLSVSRDLEAEDWERAVGSAEVVLRTGNAQPGLDARLRVLKCRLLRRYLDDLDAAEIEATHAMARTDDGDAELRGLAIAAVAEIHLDRANWDQVHKLTDDVLVREVGVADPLIAAGRLAEAEGRFSEARDCYDAVALRFGATASVGALFVETPGTLLWRIARQVRWSDGHAALELIDRALTEGVTGKGVDPERRVLLERARILDELGHRAEAASAYNEAGERYAWSGSDRALELFQRAVELDGDNPLFQWSYGESLRQKANAKEWAVDYDMLRRAKALLDTVEQHPPAPDDAWALTSLALVNDKLDIDGDQALLFERAFLRNPDYARGHALLAVLLRGHGYYAEALTIVTAGSELSTADAYLASVHVYSLLDMGKPEYAQQVAEQYVRDNGPSLEMCTAQAVVQMRQGNPGAALAILAEAEDEQDIQFKRAICHAAVRQYAEEQALYAEILAKKDETTDPLLVGWAAYRTGNLDLAGQTFRSVLPLDSSGLDLAQVLLRRGSVDADAGTELLLSSIETSSSIGNLIHLVSYELPLLIDAVEGKPHEAAVRDACQAAASASERRVNELRSLRRPEDQPSVLLASARTAFSQDDLYRAAELYLPFACAGGPPEVADRLTEVSDRLLCHGDALLASGDLPAARRTWKWLRGTIADLLDDRIADSVQSRLALSDIDEGKPLAETAADHLRQTDKDALLDVVGTFARDVPSLWAQIDGLSEVFAAESPLAEMTTRRQLYASVYALDRDAVPDFTMSPFVSAVEIALGGGLARLRDSSQVELLIIGLRAQVTEEMGIWVPGVGVQVREELDPHTASFQVYGRTTATITMPVGHEDLMPLRSRLEDVLRDNLFRWISVDDLELWISNWDASSYQAEGDHSWLPHQPAGRLQLTRLLRMLAREGVPIRDRDTIRDAFTTAGNTAPGDLLTEVRRRLYPATLGARDGEAVESEPLPAELETRVAKGLYGDGSTWAMPRAEARNLVEDLRAWRRTALPEGPVAIRTSSREHRPYVWRLLAAERPRIFVVAAEEVR, encoded by the coding sequence ATGACAAGCATCGATTCCGACCAGCGGAGACTGGAACTGGAGGCGGCGCTCGCCGACGGACGGGCGAGGCTGGAAAAGCTCAAGCTCTCCCGGCTCGGCGAACACTCCGCCAAGCTCGCGCTGAAGTTGTTCGAGGGACGCGATCCCGAAAGCGCGCTCAACTCGATTCAGAACCTTCGGGCTGAGTTGGGCCAGATTGACACCGTACTCAAGGAGGTCTACGAACGCGGCCTCGCCGCCGAGCACCGTGAAGCCGAGCTGCATCCCTTCGAGGACGCGTGGATCGCGGTCCGCCGTCGCGGGCTTGCGGCCACCGCCGACGCTCAGGCCTGGCGGTACGAATGGCTGGGAACCTGGTCGAAAGCTCTAGCCGCGCTGCGCTTCACCGCAGCAGACGCAATCGCCCAGACCGACAACCCCTACGAGGACGTCTCGCCCCTTCGCGCGTGCCTGCTGTCAGTCTCCCGCGACCTGGAAGCAGAGGACTGGGAACGAGCGGTCGGGAGTGCGGAAGTGGTGCTCCGTACCGGAAATGCCCAACCGGGACTGGATGCCAGACTGCGCGTCCTCAAATGCCGGCTCCTGCGGCGTTACCTCGACGATCTGGACGCCGCCGAGATCGAAGCCACGCACGCGATGGCACGAACCGACGACGGCGATGCCGAGCTCCGCGGCCTGGCCATCGCCGCGGTCGCGGAGATCCATCTCGACCGGGCGAACTGGGACCAGGTCCACAAGCTGACGGACGACGTACTGGTCAGGGAGGTCGGCGTCGCGGACCCCCTGATCGCGGCAGGCAGGTTGGCCGAGGCGGAAGGACGCTTCTCCGAAGCGCGTGACTGTTATGATGCGGTCGCGCTCCGGTTCGGAGCGACCGCTAGCGTGGGTGCCCTATTTGTCGAGACGCCGGGCACACTGCTCTGGCGAATCGCCCGTCAGGTTCGCTGGAGCGATGGCCATGCCGCGCTCGAGTTGATTGACCGCGCACTGACCGAAGGTGTGACCGGCAAGGGTGTCGATCCGGAACGGCGAGTGCTCCTCGAACGCGCACGGATCCTCGACGAACTGGGACATCGCGCGGAAGCGGCCAGCGCCTACAATGAGGCAGGCGAGCGGTATGCCTGGTCGGGCTCCGACCGCGCGCTCGAGCTGTTTCAGCGTGCGGTGGAACTTGACGGAGACAACCCGCTGTTCCAGTGGTCATATGGCGAGTCATTGCGCCAGAAGGCGAACGCGAAGGAATGGGCCGTCGACTACGACATGCTCAGGCGTGCCAAAGCTCTGTTGGACACGGTCGAACAGCATCCACCCGCACCGGACGACGCCTGGGCGCTGACCTCCCTCGCGCTCGTCAACGACAAACTCGACATCGACGGTGATCAGGCGCTCCTCTTCGAGCGGGCATTCTTGCGAAACCCCGACTACGCGCGCGGCCACGCCTTGCTCGCCGTGCTCCTGCGGGGTCACGGCTACTATGCCGAGGCTCTGACGATCGTGACAGCCGGTTCCGAACTCAGCACCGCCGACGCGTATCTCGCAAGCGTTCACGTGTATTCCCTGCTGGACATGGGAAAGCCCGAGTATGCCCAACAGGTTGCCGAGCAGTACGTGCGGGACAACGGACCCAGCCTGGAGATGTGCACGGCACAGGCGGTCGTCCAGATGCGACAAGGAAATCCAGGCGCCGCGCTGGCGATCCTCGCTGAGGCGGAGGACGAGCAGGACATTCAGTTCAAGCGCGCGATCTGCCACGCGGCGGTGCGGCAGTACGCCGAGGAGCAAGCGCTGTACGCGGAGATCCTCGCTAAGAAGGACGAGACAACCGACCCTCTCCTGGTTGGTTGGGCGGCCTACCGGACTGGCAACCTCGACCTGGCAGGGCAGACGTTCCGAAGTGTTCTCCCGTTAGACTCAAGTGGACTCGACCTCGCTCAGGTACTGCTCCGGCGGGGTTCGGTCGATGCCGACGCGGGCACGGAGTTGTTGCTGTCGTCAATCGAAACCTCGAGCAGCATCGGCAACCTGATCCACCTTGTATCCTACGAGCTGCCCTTGCTGATCGACGCTGTGGAGGGCAAGCCACACGAGGCTGCCGTTCGAGATGCCTGCCAGGCGGCTGCCAGCGCCAGCGAACGCCGTGTCAACGAACTGCGAAGCCTTCGCAGGCCCGAGGATCAGCCCTCCGTCCTGCTCGCATCGGCTCGAACGGCCTTCAGTCAGGACGATCTCTACCGCGCCGCGGAGTTGTACCTGCCGTTCGCCTGCGCCGGGGGTCCGCCCGAGGTAGCCGATCGGCTGACTGAGGTGTCGGACCGGCTGTTGTGCCACGGTGACGCGTTGCTCGCCAGCGGCGACCTGCCAGCCGCTCGACGAACCTGGAAGTGGCTGCGGGGAACGATCGCGGACCTGCTCGACGACCGGATCGCCGACAGCGTTCAGAGCAGGCTCGCGCTCAGCGACATCGATGAAGGGAAGCCACTCGCCGAGACGGCGGCGGATCACCTTCGGCAAACCGACAAGGACGCCCTCCTCGACGTGGTCGGCACCTTCGCCCGCGACGTGCCGTCGCTCTGGGCGCAGATCGACGGGTTGAGCGAGGTCTTCGCCGCCGAGTCCCCACTCGCGGAGATGACCACCCGGCGCCAGCTTTACGCCAGCGTCTACGCGCTCGACCGCGACGCGGTGCCCGACTTCACGATGTCACCGTTCGTCAGCGCGGTCGAGATCGCCCTCGGCGGTGGGCTCGCCCGCCTGCGGGACTCGTCCCAGGTCGAGCTGCTCATCATCGGCCTTCGCGCCCAGGTTACCGAGGAGATGGGCATCTGGGTCCCCGGCGTCGGCGTGCAGGTCCGGGAGGAGCTCGATCCGCACACCGCGAGCTTCCAGGTATACGGGCGTACCACGGCCACCATCACCATGCCGGTGGGGCACGAGGATCTCATGCCGCTGCGCAGTCGGCTCGAAGACGTTTTGCGGGACAACCTCTTCCGCTGGATCTCGGTGGACGACCTCGAACTGTGGATCTCCAACTGGGACGCGTCGTCCTATCAGGCCGAGGGTGACCACAGCTGGCTGCCCCACCAGCCCGCTGGGCGCTTGCAGCTCACCAGGCTGCTCCGGATGTTGGCGCGCGAGGGGGTGCCGATCCGCGATCGAGACACGATCCGGGATGCCTTCACGACTGCTGGCAATACGGCGCCTGGCGACCTGCTGACCGAGGTCCGCCGGCGCCTGTATCCCGCTACGCTGGGCGCCCGCGACGGTGAGGCGGTGGAGTCGGAGCCTCTGCCCGCCGAGCTTGAGACACGCGTGGCCAAGGGACTCTATGGCGATGGATCCACTTGGGCAATGCCTCGGGCCGAGGCGAGGAACCTCGTCGAGGACTTGCGAGCCTGGCGCAGGACCGCGCTCCCCGAGGGTCCGGTCGCCATTCGCACCTCCTCGCGCGAGCACCGACCTTATGTCTGGCGCCTGCTCGCGGCCGAACGTCCTCGTATCTTTGTTGTTGCTGCGGAGGAGGTGCGATGA
- a CDS encoding helix-turn-helix domain-containing protein, whose amino-acid sequence MDVFTARQPALRMDLRARMEFRVGPAQLLLSELLPLPVCDLQVRLDAEVAANPALEIGDPDTCPGCGHPIWRRHCLRCVDPAHPAPLDTVGTCTTPRDQMLRDCAAALPAAGRRIAAYLVADVDDYGVLDESPQAIAHRLGVSAEDVLAAIGTLRRAGFAGMCARDLVESIQLQAVATGEELGMPQMLHELLARGLAELAEGRQTPIRFRPALAWLRVNMVPAVFEQAEVAPVDPVDIVVHRNHGQLHTTVIPGPWSAARVADSYRAVGDHPAVRGELIRASRFIEALDKREHSLLMVSQAVVTHQSARVIHGPAEHRKLTRRQIAAEVGLHESTVSRVVAGKRVSIPSGETVALASLFGAPSDLHDCIREVIDHEAAPLSDADVAIALAQRGHRAARRTVAKYRAELGIPDQYHRRHDAHPVREHVLS is encoded by the coding sequence GTGGACGTGTTCACCGCCCGGCAGCCCGCGCTCCGGATGGACTTGCGGGCGCGGATGGAGTTTCGTGTCGGTCCGGCGCAGTTGCTGCTCAGCGAGTTGCTCCCGCTGCCGGTGTGCGACCTTCAGGTCCGACTGGACGCCGAGGTCGCCGCGAACCCGGCGCTCGAGATCGGCGACCCCGACACCTGTCCGGGGTGCGGGCATCCGATCTGGCGCCGCCACTGCCTGCGGTGCGTGGACCCCGCCCACCCCGCGCCACTGGACACCGTTGGAACCTGCACGACGCCTCGCGACCAGATGCTTCGCGACTGCGCAGCGGCGTTGCCCGCCGCCGGGCGTCGCATCGCCGCATACCTGGTCGCCGACGTCGACGACTACGGCGTACTCGACGAGTCGCCGCAAGCGATCGCGCATCGGTTGGGCGTGTCCGCCGAGGACGTTCTAGCGGCCATCGGCACGCTGCGGCGGGCGGGCTTCGCAGGCATGTGCGCACGTGACCTCGTAGAGAGCATCCAGCTGCAGGCGGTCGCCACCGGAGAGGAGCTCGGTATGCCGCAGATGCTGCACGAGCTGCTTGCCAGGGGTCTCGCCGAGCTGGCCGAAGGCCGGCAGACGCCGATCCGGTTCCGCCCGGCTCTCGCCTGGCTTCGGGTGAACATGGTCCCCGCCGTGTTCGAGCAGGCGGAGGTAGCGCCGGTCGACCCGGTCGACATCGTGGTCCACCGCAACCACGGGCAGCTGCACACCACCGTCATTCCCGGTCCGTGGTCGGCGGCGCGGGTGGCGGACTCCTACCGTGCGGTCGGAGACCACCCGGCGGTGCGCGGCGAGCTCATCCGAGCAAGCCGGTTCATCGAGGCACTCGACAAGCGGGAGCACTCATTGCTGATGGTCAGCCAGGCCGTCGTGACACACCAGTCGGCCCGAGTGATCCACGGCCCAGCGGAGCACCGAAAGCTCACCCGTCGACAGATCGCGGCCGAAGTCGGTCTGCACGAATCAACGGTGAGTCGAGTCGTCGCAGGCAAACGGGTCTCCATTCCCTCCGGCGAAACCGTCGCGCTCGCTTCGCTGTTCGGCGCCCCCAGCGATCTTCACGACTGCATTCGCGAGGTCATCGACCACGAAGCGGCGCCGCTGTCCGACGCCGACGTAGCCATCGCGCTCGCCCAACGAGGCCACCGGGCGGCGCGGCGAACGGTTGCCAAATATCGCGCCGAGCTGGGCATCCCCGACCAGTACCACCGACGACATGACGCCCACCCTGTCAGAGAGCACGTGCTGAGCTGA